Part of the Brevibacillus brevis genome is shown below.
GTTGTGCGGAATGACCGGCACGTCTCCGATGTCGATCGCGTTCGTGTCGTCAAACGGATACACCTTGTGTGTCGGATGGTAGGGAAACAGCGTCATGGAGGCCTGGCGGATCGCCTGCGGGGCGAACCGGGCTCCTACGCGGAAGGAAGCCGCCGTGTCGAACGGCTGGCCAAGGATGGCCACCTTGGCGTTTTCCCTGCTGGAGGGCAGGCGCATGAACGTTCCCGTCGTACAAAATTCTGGTTTGACATCAGGTGTAAGTGGATATTGCATGGTTAGTAATCCTCCGGTTTCGGTTTAGTTGCGGTTGAACACCACCAGTTTCATCTCGGTCATTTCCTCAACCGCGTATTTCAGGCCTTCCCGTCCGGTTCCGCTCTCCTTCACGCCGCCGTACGGCATGTGGTCGACGCGGAACGTGGGGATGTCATTGATCATCACGCCGCCGACGTGCAGCTGCTGGGCCGCCATCAGCGCCGTGTGGATATTGTCCGTGTAAATGCCCGCCTGCAGACCGTAGCGGGAGTCGTTGACGAGGGCAATGCCTTCGTCGACAGAGCCGATCTTGTTGATCAGGACGATCGGGGCGAAGACCTCCTGGCAGGAGACCTTCTGAGCCGGATCGACGTCGAGCAAAATCGTCGGCAGCAAAACGTTTCCTACTGCCTTGCCGCCCGTGATGACTTTGGCTCCGTGCTGCTTCGCTTCCTCGATCCAGGCGAGGGTGCGGTCCACGTCGGCAGGGGAAATCAAGGCGGACACATCCGTCTTCGGGTCGAGCGGATCGCCGGCTGTCAAACGGTTGGTCGCAGCCATGAACGCTTTTGCGAAATCTTCGTAGAGATCCTCGTGCACGTATACGCGCTGGAGGGAGATGCACACCTGCCCCTGGAAGGCGAACGCTCCTTGGACGCAGCGGGGAATGATTTTCTGAATATCGACGCCTTTGTCTACGATCAGCGCGGCGTTGGATCCGAGCTCCAGCGTGACGCGCTTCAGGCCAGCCTTGTTGCGAATGCCGATGCCGACCGCCGGGCTTCCGGTAAACGTGACCATCTGGACGCGCTCATCCGTGACGATCAAATCGCCAACAACGCGGCCGCTGCCTGTCACGACATTGAGCGCACCGGCCGGCAGTCCCGCTTCCTGCAGAAGCTCCGCCAGGAAAAAGGCGGACAGCGGCGTTTGGCCAGCCGGCTTCAGCACGATGGTGTTTCCGGCGGCGATGGCCGGGCCGACCTTGTGGGCGACGAGATTCATCGGAAAGTTGAAAGGCGTGATCGCGCCGATGACCCCGAGCGGCTCGCGCACTGTGTAGGCCACCCGATTTTCCCCGCCGGGCGCGGCGTCGAGCGGCAGCGTCTCACCGTGGATCCGTTTTGCTTCCTCCGCGGCAAACCGGTACGTCTGGACCGTCCGCGACACTTCCCCGCGCGCCGTCGCAATTGGCTTGGCCGCCTCGAGCGCGATGATGCGGGCGGCTTCCTCTCCTCGCACTTCCAGCAGGGATGCCAGCTTGCTTAGAATCTCTGCGCGGGCGTGCGCAGGGAGGGACTTCATTTTGCCTTGCGCAGCATAGGCAGCGGCGATGGCGGCATCCACTTCCTCCGGGGTCGCCGCGGGGATTTCCGCGATCACTTCTCCGCTGTAGGGAGAAGTCAATGTTGTGTAATGGCTTGCCTGCACCCATTCACCGTTTATAAACAGACTCTTTTTATCCATGTGTGATCACCTTGTCTTTTCAAGTAATGTCTCGTCCGAAACTCGTCTGCCAAAAAGAGTGCCTTACGCCGAATGGGCGCGTGCCGGCAGCAAAATCATCGAGAGCAGGACGGCGATTAAGAACAGCTTGTTTTGCATACAACCACCTCGTGTGCCCTTTCCATTGGAAGGCCAATCCTTCCTGTCCTCACATTATTGCAAAAGTTATGCCAATTTTGAAATCGTTTCCGGGTTGTCACTCCGGTGGTTCTCTATTCGATCTTGCATCAAATATGCAAAATTGAATAACTTCCCGAAAGAAGAGAGCTGCCTCATGTCGGCAGCTCTCTTCCGTATTTCCCTCCTGGCCGGAGTTATGCCAGGTCGACAAAAACTTCTTCGATGATGTCCAGCGCCTCGGCCAGCTGCTCGTTCGTGATCACCAGGGGGCAGAGGATGCGGATAACGTTTTTGAAAATGCCTGCGCTGAGCGTCACGACGCCACGCTGGTTGCAGGCCGCCACGATTTTGGCGGTCAGTTCATCAGCGGGTGCCTTGGTGGATCGATCCTTCACCAGCTCCACGGCAACCATCGCCCCCAGGGCACGTACATCGCCAATCGCCGCGTGCTTTTCCTGCATGGCCCGGAAGCGGGAGACGACAGTCGCGCCAATCAGGTTGGCCCGTTCCGGAAGGTTTTCCTCTTCCATCATTTCGATGACTTTCAGAGCCGCTACGCAGCCGAGCGGGCTGCCGCCATACGTTCCGCCGATCTGGCCGGGCTCCGGCGCGTCCATTATCTCCGCGCGCCCGGTTACGGCGCTGATCGGAAGGCCGGCCGCAATTGACTTGGACATGGTCATCAGATCAGGCACGACGCCGAAATGCTCCATGGCAAACATTTTGCCTGTGCGGCCAAAGCCGGTCTGGATCTCGTCGGCGATGAACAGGATGCCGTGTTTTTCGCAGATCGCCTTCACGCCCTGCACGAAGGTCTTGGACGGGATGACGAAGCCGCCCTCGCCCTGCACCGGCTCCATGATGATCGCGGCCACTTCTTCCGCCGCCACTTCCACGAGGAAAAATTCCTCCAGCTTTTTCAATATCTCCCGGTCCAGCTCCTCGGACGACATGCCGTGCGGGGCTCGGTAATAGTACGGATACTGCATTTTGTACACATCCGGAGCGAACGGGCCGAAGCCGTATTTGTAAGGCTTCACCTTGCTGGTCAGCGACATCCCCAGGAGGGTGCGGCCGTGGAAGCCCCGTTCAAAGGAAATGACCGCCTTGCGTCCCGTGTATTTGCGGGCGATTTTGATCGCGTTTTCCACCGCTTCAGCACCGCTGTTCAAGAAAAACGTCTTTTTCGGATGATTCCCGGGAGTGATCTGGTTCAGCTTTTCCGCAAGCGCTACGTAAGGCTCGTACATCATGACGTGGAAGCAAGGGTGAATGTACTTGTCCAACTGTTCCTTGAGCGCTTCCACTACTTTAGGCGGACAGTGGCCCGCATTCAGAGTACCGATCGCGCCGGCAAAGTCAATGAACGTGTTGCCGTCGACATCGGTCAGCAGGGCGCCTTCTCCTTTGGCGGCAAAACTGGATACGGTCGTGAACGGACCGCGGGGAACGTGCTCTTCCTTTTTCGCCAGCAAGGCCTGCGCATTCGGCCCGGGGATCGGCGTCTGGATGTTGACATAGCTTCTTGTCGTGCTGCTCATCGAAATCTCTCCTCCCACTTTCTCTCTTTCCGCCGCCAAAATTTTGCAAGAAACATGCCAAGGCCGGATGTGGTACGGACTCGCTTCTGCGTAATCGCACGACCCACGGTGACCCGGACGCCGCTATTCATTTTTGGATAGTCTATGATTTTTTGAATAATAATACGGCACGCAATAGCCTGTGCCCAAACGGACGGGCTTGATCCGAGGGCACTTCATCAGGTTGGCACATCCCTTGCAATCAGATGACCTTGCAACAACAGACGGCATTTTCAAACAAGGGAGGCTGTGAACCATGAGACAAAGGGGTAGACCGCAAGCGACATACAGCCGCGCAGCCGGGGGGATGGACCGATTATCACTGTGAAGAGGAGTCTGAATTGATACCAACTTTTTATAGCAGTAAATTTTAAGCGCTTACAACATACCGAGGTAAATTCTGACATAAAAGGGGATTGGTCATGCACAAAAACGTGGAACAAGAACATTTTCCTACATTGAAAAGAAGCTTGAAGCTGTGGCAGGTCATCGTTCTGGGTTTGGGATATTTAACCCCTCTCACTGTTTTCGATACGTACGGAATCGTCACTCAGGAAACGAGCGGGCATGTTCCCACCGCCTACATTCTCGCGCTGGCAGCCATGCTGTTCACTGCCTCCAGCTACGGAAAAATGGTCAAAGTCTTCCCTGTCGCCGGGTCTGCGTACTCCTACGCCCGCCAGACGATTAATCCGCATCTCGGTTTTTTGGTCGGCTGGGTGTCCCTCCTCGACTATGTATTCCTGCCGATCATCAATGTGCTGCTCGGAAAAATCTACTTGGCAGCCATGTTTCCCTCCGTTCCGGACTGGCTTCTCGGCATTCTGCTCGCGGCCGTGACGACTGCCGTCAATCTCCGCGGGATCGGATCGACCGCCAACTTCAACACGTGGCTCGTCGTCTTCCAGGTGCTGGTCGTCGGTATTTTCACTTGTTTGGCTATCCAGCATCTGTCGGGAGCCGCCACAACCGCCAACCCGTTTCCCATCACTCCGTTTTACGGGGAAGGAATATCGTTCCCGACGCTTCTGTCCGGGGCCGCGATTCTCTGTTTTTCCTTTCTCGGATTTGACGCGGTCACGACCTATACAGAAGAAGCGATCGACCCGATGAAAACCATTCCGCGGGGCATTTTTCTGGTCGCTCTGATCGGGGGCGTCATCTTCATCACCGCTTCCTATTTCACCCAGCTGGCTTTTCCCGACATCACCCGCTTCCAAAATTCCGATTCGCCTTCACCGGAAATGTCGATGATCCTGGGCGGTGACCTGTTCCACACGGTGTTCGTCGCCGGAAGCATCACCGCAGCTCTCGCATCCGGAGTCGCGTCGCACACGAGCGCTTCCCGCCTGCTGTTCGCCATGGGAAGGGAAAATGTTCTGCCGCAAAAGCTGTTTGGGCGGCTGCATCCGACCAGAGGCATTCCCGTAGGCAATGTTCTTTTCATCGGGGCGATTTCCCTGTCCGCGTTGTTCCTCGACCTGGAAACGGCGCTCGCCTTCATCAATTTCGGCGCACTGACCGCCTTTACCGCCGTCAACGTGTCGGTCTTCGCACACTATTACATTCGAAAGAAGCAGCGTTCTCTGAAGGACACGCTCTCGTATGTCATCTCCCCGTTGATTGGGGCCAGCTTCGTCGCTTTTCTGTGGTTCAATCTCGACAGTCAGGCGCTGACGCTCGGCATCGTCTGGACACTCGTCGGGATCGGGTATTTGCTCGTCACGACCAAAGGCTTCCGCAAACGGCCGCCAGTGATCGAGTACGAGGATGCGATTTGACATTCGCACGCGAATAGACCGCAGCTGGTATCATTTTTGCAATATTCCTTCAACCATCCTGGATGTCCCATACCATTTCAAGAGGTGAGTGTCATGGCATTTGACTACCTGTACGATCAATCGGAAAACATCCTGTCCCGCTACGTCGCGTTTGCCACAGAACATACGCGCTATGACCTGGGACTGTTCTACTCCCAGCATTTTGACGGCAAAAGCTTTGTGGTTTCCCTGCAAAACATGCAGTCCATCCTCATTTCCTCCGATGACATTGGCTACGACCACGGCTGGGTCGAGAGGCTGGGTGTGCGTGCGGAAGATGTGGACGTCGTCTCCAGTTTTTTGAAAAGGACGCTCACTTCCTTGTTCAACAATCACGACCTGGATTAACCGAAGGGCCTGCAGCATCACCGCTTGGCAGGGAAATCCGCAAGAAGAAATAAAACAGCAAGATAGCCCGCAGAGACGGAAGAGGGAGGGACGCCGATCTGCGGGTTTTCCCCTTGCAGGAAAGGGGGAGGGAAATCCAGCTTGACAAACCGAAGTTGTTGTAACTAAAATGATTACAACAGGAGGCATCGGGAGCTCCTTGTTTTTTGGAGGAATTGTAACTGATTTGGTTACAACGAAATCTGACGTTATAGAATCGCCCAAACTGATCTATTCTATTATCCATGGAGGGAATCACTCATGAAAATCGCCATTGTTGGAGCAAGCGGAAAAGCAGGAAAACAGATTATGAAGGAAGCGCTGGACCGCGGACATGAAGTGACAGCGATCGTGCGTGACGCGTCCAAAATGACCGAACCAAACGTCGCTGTGCTGGAAAAGGACGTATTTGCATTGAAATCAGACGATCTGAAAGGGTTCGATGTGGTCGTCAATGCGTTTGGCGCCCCGTTCGGCCAGGAGCATCTGCACGTAGAGGCAGGAAATGTGCTGATTGAAGCGCTGAAAGGAGCTCCCGACACCCGACTGTTCGTAGTCGGCGGGGCAGGCAGCCTGTTCGTCGACGAGGCAAAAACGACACGCGTTCTGGAAACGCCAGATTTCCCGGAGATGTTTTTGGCTACGGCAAAAAACCAGGGAGAAAATCTTCGCATTTTGCAAGGAACCGACAACATTTCGTGGACGTTCCTCAGCCCGTCCGCTTTCTTTGATGCGGAAGGTCCACGCACCGGCTCGTACGTGTCAGGAAAAGACCACCTGCTGGTAAACGCGAGCGGGCAAAGCTACATCAGCTACGCCGACTACGCGATTGCCGTGCTGGACGAAATCGAGGATCCAAAGCACATCAATGAACGGTTCACTGTCGGATCGAAATAACCCGACGCTGCAAAAAAACACCGACCGGACAGAAAAAAGACCAGTCTCCATGATCAGGAGCTGGTCTTTTTGCATGTTTGGAAAGGCTCTGTCCGCTGACGAAAACGCAAGCCGGATTAGCGTACAAGGGATCCGATCACCGGGTAATGGAACGGTCTTCCGTTCAGCGAGTAAATGATCCCTTTGATCGGATAGTAGATTCCCATCAAACCGAAGACGATCAGGAAAGGGATCCCTACCAAAATGAACGACAGGGCCCAGGATATGCTGATCAGAACACCCATAATGACGTGGAACAGAAGAGCTTGCAGAGCCATATTTTTCGCATCGCGATCAGACATGAGCAGCCAAACTACCAATGGCACCAGAAAAGGGGCGAAAAAGGCGCTCGCATGGGTAATCGCTTTGACTCCGTTATAATTCATGTAAAAGTCCTCCTTGGCGTATATGACGAACTAGTTATGTCCTTATTGTACATGAGGGGGAAAACTGACAAAAACCATCAAAAGCGTGATTTCCCGCTCCGCCTGCAGACGGAGGAAAACTCCTTTCCGATCGTTTACTGTAAATCTTAAGAAATTCTTTTGATTTTTTACAAGGAAATCTAAAGGTGAAATGGTTATGATGACAGATAAACAGAGAAATGGGGCGAGGATGAGATGATGATCAATTGCCATCAACCGGTCAGCATCAAGGAACGGCTGATGTTCTTCTATAATTTTTTGCAGGCTCCCGGACAGGTAGGGAGCATTACCCCTAGCTCGCATGCGCTCGCGAAGCAAATGATGAAGCCGATCGAGTGGGAGAATG
Proteins encoded:
- a CDS encoding aldehyde dehydrogenase family protein is translated as MDKKSLFINGEWVQASHYTTLTSPYSGEVIAEIPAATPEEVDAAIAAAYAAQGKMKSLPAHARAEILSKLASLLEVRGEEAARIIALEAAKPIATARGEVSRTVQTYRFAAEEAKRIHGETLPLDAAPGGENRVAYTVREPLGVIGAITPFNFPMNLVAHKVGPAIAAGNTIVLKPAGQTPLSAFFLAELLQEAGLPAGALNVVTGSGRVVGDLIVTDERVQMVTFTGSPAVGIGIRNKAGLKRVTLELGSNAALIVDKGVDIQKIIPRCVQGAFAFQGQVCISLQRVYVHEDLYEDFAKAFMAATNRLTAGDPLDPKTDVSALISPADVDRTLAWIEEAKQHGAKVITGGKAVGNVLLPTILLDVDPAQKVSCQEVFAPIVLINKIGSVDEGIALVNDSRYGLQAGIYTDNIHTALMAAQQLHVGGVMINDIPTFRVDHMPYGGVKESGTGREGLKYAVEEMTEMKLVVFNRN
- a CDS encoding SAV0927 family protein, producing MAFDYLYDQSENILSRYVAFATEHTRYDLGLFYSQHFDGKSFVVSLQNMQSILISSDDIGYDHGWVERLGVRAEDVDVVSSFLKRTLTSLFNNHDLD
- the gabT gene encoding 4-aminobutyrate--2-oxoglutarate transaminase, producing the protein MSSTTRSYVNIQTPIPGPNAQALLAKKEEHVPRGPFTTVSSFAAKGEGALLTDVDGNTFIDFAGAIGTLNAGHCPPKVVEALKEQLDKYIHPCFHVMMYEPYVALAEKLNQITPGNHPKKTFFLNSGAEAVENAIKIARKYTGRKAVISFERGFHGRTLLGMSLTSKVKPYKYGFGPFAPDVYKMQYPYYYRAPHGMSSEELDREILKKLEEFFLVEVAAEEVAAIIMEPVQGEGGFVIPSKTFVQGVKAICEKHGILFIADEIQTGFGRTGKMFAMEHFGVVPDLMTMSKSIAAGLPISAVTGRAEIMDAPEPGQIGGTYGGSPLGCVAALKVIEMMEEENLPERANLIGATVVSRFRAMQEKHAAIGDVRALGAMVAVELVKDRSTKAPADELTAKIVAACNQRGVVTLSAGIFKNVIRILCPLVITNEQLAEALDIIEEVFVDLA
- a CDS encoding DUF4870 domain-containing protein yields the protein MNYNGVKAITHASAFFAPFLVPLVVWLLMSDRDAKNMALQALLFHVIMGVLISISWALSFILVGIPFLIVFGLMGIYYPIKGIIYSLNGRPFHYPVIGSLVR
- a CDS encoding NAD(P)-dependent oxidoreductase, with the protein product MKIAIVGASGKAGKQIMKEALDRGHEVTAIVRDASKMTEPNVAVLEKDVFALKSDDLKGFDVVVNAFGAPFGQEHLHVEAGNVLIEALKGAPDTRLFVVGGAGSLFVDEAKTTRVLETPDFPEMFLATAKNQGENLRILQGTDNISWTFLSPSAFFDAEGPRTGSYVSGKDHLLVNASGQSYISYADYAIAVLDEIEDPKHINERFTVGSK
- a CDS encoding APC family permease codes for the protein MHKNVEQEHFPTLKRSLKLWQVIVLGLGYLTPLTVFDTYGIVTQETSGHVPTAYILALAAMLFTASSYGKMVKVFPVAGSAYSYARQTINPHLGFLVGWVSLLDYVFLPIINVLLGKIYLAAMFPSVPDWLLGILLAAVTTAVNLRGIGSTANFNTWLVVFQVLVVGIFTCLAIQHLSGAATTANPFPITPFYGEGISFPTLLSGAAILCFSFLGFDAVTTYTEEAIDPMKTIPRGIFLVALIGGVIFITASYFTQLAFPDITRFQNSDSPSPEMSMILGGDLFHTVFVAGSITAALASGVASHTSASRLLFAMGRENVLPQKLFGRLHPTRGIPVGNVLFIGAISLSALFLDLETALAFINFGALTAFTAVNVSVFAHYYIRKKQRSLKDTLSYVISPLIGASFVAFLWFNLDSQALTLGIVWTLVGIGYLLVTTKGFRKRPPVIEYEDAI